The following proteins are co-located in the Mesorhizobium australicum WSM2073 genome:
- a CDS encoding YcaO-like family protein has product MLEVFGRRDNLLDEVRALRATANSVEGVRACPQAGLPELLAAIEPHLSCFGITRVGDLTGLDVIGVPVFSATRPNSRSLSVCVGKGVFSENARVGAVMEAIEQALAERHEDLVSQVANQEDMERRGLRCIDASETLRTTADAQDPRRERCWVTGLSMVDGQPVHVPFELVGFDLRVETRWDHTSYNMSTVGLGAGSSMADAALHAMLEVVENDATALVDVFGKLSGFARPVVYRPGRHQQLDDLVARVRTAGFDCFFAVVSGHVALPTLAAFVSTPEGNHAGVGIRGFAGFACRLSPEEAAFAALLEAVQSRLTQIAGARDDLSPDDYREERLLERPKGHARTLEEIPRCDLPANATSIEKLNVVLSAILQSGARDIIFVPLGGFSDTVRAVRVLVPGLQSAVGQNVVRVSMNALEALWSPEKVAP; this is encoded by the coding sequence ATGCTTGAGGTCTTTGGCCGGCGGGATAATCTGCTAGACGAAGTCAGAGCACTTCGAGCAACTGCAAACTCGGTGGAGGGAGTTCGGGCCTGTCCCCAGGCCGGACTACCCGAACTGCTTGCTGCGATCGAGCCGCACTTGTCGTGTTTCGGCATCACACGCGTGGGGGATCTGACCGGACTCGATGTCATCGGCGTTCCAGTCTTCTCCGCGACACGCCCGAATTCCCGATCACTATCTGTCTGCGTGGGAAAGGGCGTGTTTTCCGAAAATGCTAGGGTTGGCGCGGTCATGGAGGCCATCGAGCAGGCGCTGGCCGAACGACACGAGGATCTCGTCTCGCAAGTAGCCAACCAGGAAGATATGGAACGCCGTGGATTGAGATGCATCGACGCATCGGAAACCCTGCGAACGACCGCCGACGCCCAGGATCCCCGACGCGAACGGTGTTGGGTGACGGGGCTCTCGATGGTCGACGGCCAGCCGGTGCATGTGCCTTTTGAGCTCGTCGGATTCGATCTGCGGGTCGAGACACGATGGGATCACACCTCCTATAATATGTCCACGGTCGGTTTGGGTGCAGGGTCCTCGATGGCTGATGCCGCCCTTCATGCAATGCTTGAGGTGGTCGAAAATGACGCGACAGCATTGGTGGATGTGTTCGGCAAGCTTTCGGGCTTCGCGCGACCGGTCGTATATCGGCCCGGTCGCCATCAACAACTTGACGACCTTGTCGCCAGAGTACGGACCGCCGGTTTCGACTGTTTCTTCGCCGTCGTATCTGGCCACGTTGCCTTACCTACGTTGGCTGCTTTTGTCTCCACGCCCGAGGGGAACCACGCCGGAGTTGGAATTCGTGGTTTTGCCGGGTTTGCATGCAGACTTTCGCCCGAGGAGGCAGCGTTCGCGGCCCTGCTGGAGGCGGTTCAATCCAGGCTTACACAGATCGCCGGCGCGCGCGACGACCTTTCTCCCGACGATTACCGTGAGGAGCGCCTACTTGAGCGCCCAAAGGGTCATGCACGCACTCTCGAAGAGATACCTCGATGCGACCTGCCTGCCAACGCGACATCGATCGAGAAACTCAATGTCGTCCTCTCAGCGATCCTGCAATCCGGCGCTCGCGATATCATATTCGTTCCGCTAGGTGGGTTTTCTGATACGGTCAGGGCCGTGCGCGTTCTGGTGCCCGGTCTGCAGTCGGCGGTCGGACAGAATGTTGTGCGGGTAAGCATGAATGCTCTCGAGGCGTTGTGGTCACCGGAGAAAGTGGCGCCGTGA
- a CDS encoding TfuA-like protein, translated as MKPVIFAGPSIYGIEKGDLVWADLRPPAACGDILRACQSRVSRIGLVDGVFESCPSVWHKEILFALALGVEVFGAASMGALRAAECHRFGMQGVGIIFAQYLSGERIADADVAVLHAPPELAYQPLTVALVDVEATIARLSTLRLLAPSQEAALLNAAAELHFKRRTWARILDIASFDGLGRETMECNLRRHKVSQKTLDAKELIARLGQPEIARHTITASELNRTIYFDMLETTIAAQPPAGDLG; from the coding sequence GTGAAACCAGTCATCTTTGCCGGCCCCAGCATTTACGGCATAGAAAAGGGAGATCTTGTGTGGGCGGATCTACGCCCGCCGGCCGCCTGCGGTGATATTCTGCGCGCGTGCCAGAGCCGTGTCTCAAGAATTGGTCTTGTCGATGGCGTGTTCGAATCGTGCCCATCCGTCTGGCACAAAGAGATATTGTTTGCCCTTGCGCTTGGTGTCGAGGTTTTCGGTGCGGCCAGCATGGGAGCCCTCAGGGCTGCCGAATGCCATCGGTTTGGCATGCAGGGTGTAGGGATCATCTTCGCACAATATCTATCAGGCGAAAGAATTGCGGACGCTGATGTCGCAGTTCTGCATGCTCCGCCGGAACTCGCTTATCAGCCACTCACGGTGGCGCTCGTGGATGTCGAGGCAACCATCGCGCGTCTGTCTACCCTGCGATTGCTGGCGCCCTCGCAAGAGGCGGCGCTCCTCAACGCCGCGGCCGAGCTACATTTCAAGCGGAGGACATGGGCCCGCATTCTGGACATCGCGAGCTTCGACGGACTCGGCAGGGAGACGATGGAGTGCAATCTGCGTCGCCACAAGGTCAGCCAGAAGACGCTTGACGCCAAAGAGCTGATTGCGCGTCTAGGCCAACCCGAGATCGCCCGGCACACAATCACAGCGTCCGAACTGAACCGAACAATTTATTTTGACATGCTTGAGACAACGATTGCTGCGCAGCCACCAGCCGGAGACCTTGGCTGA